In the genome of Sebastes fasciatus isolate fSebFas1 chromosome 23, fSebFas1.pri, whole genome shotgun sequence, the window AGTACAAGGTTTCATTATGACATCCAGCAAACATCCATCTGCTGACGACGTCTGTTTCTGTGTCCTCTGTTTAACCAAAGTCAGTCTCGTTGTGCTGATGAGGACGACCACTTAAAGTATAATGCAGTATAGCAGCTCTCTTAGCTTGACAAGGTCAGCGTGATCCAGCCAAACCAACACAGCGAATGTGAAAGAACTCATCTGGGACGACAGTGAGTACGAGaggctgtgcatgtgtgttacaTTAGAGCCGGTCcgtccaggtccaggtctgaTTCTGCTGATATGATCAGCTGACATAGTGACATTTGTGAATGAATCTTCTTATGAGCAGCTTCTCTTATTCACTTGTAATTAGGCTGAGAGACTCTGTGAGGAGTGTTATTTATCTCACCTTTGCAGTAGATCTCTCCGTCTTTCTCGGTCTGAGTGGTCGACTCCAGGCTCTTGCCACATTTTGCACAGCGGAAGCAGTTCTTGTGCCACGGCTacgaggagaaagagagaatttTAATCGGATACAGCATTCAGGTGTGTCTTCAGTCTTTTATGCTAAATCTACcttagttaaaggaacagtgtaacatttcaggggatctatattagcagaattggaatataaaattcatattagggctgtcgatcaattaaaatatttaattgcgattaattgcacattttttatctgtccaaaatgtaccttaaagagagatttgtcaagatttgaatactcttatcaacatggtagtggacaaaatgctgctttatgcaacgctccaaacttatgctaaattttcagaggggtcctttgacctctgacctccagatatgtgaatgaaaatgggttctatgtgtacccacgagtgttgttaattgatttccaataataaatatatacatacatttgcataaagcagcatatttgtccactcccatgttgataagagtattaaatacttgacaaatctcccttttaaggtacattttgaacagataaatgtgcgattagtttgcgattaatcgtgatttaaGTATTTTAATGAAGTGATAGCCCTAGTTTTCAGTTatttacagctgataatgtcaTCATTTCCTTCATCAAAGCGGCTCCCACAGCCCCGGGGTGACTTTCTGAATGTCTTCATTACACAGAAGATTACAGGTTCTGCTCTGAGCCAACGAGTGGAGCCTGATAGATTTCCTCCCATTAGGGAAACACATTAACAGCTCACCGCCCGATGACATCACCTGCTATAAAGCAGCTTGTGTGGATCCAAACACGCGACAGGAAACGCTCCACTCCCACTTTAAGAGGGGAAACAGAAACCCTCAGAACAGATCTGTGCTCTCTCTGTGGACAGGTTTCCATCTGAGCCACCTCTCTGACGCTCATTGATTTTCTCCCTCGGAGCTAAACATCCTGCCGATGCGTCTCAGGAGTGTGAGTCTCATGACTTCATGCACTGTAAGTGCCAGAACCCCAGTATCCGGACGGCCTTGCACGATTAACGCCAGCTGTTAGGAAGCTTCCGTCCACACTACATGGACCGGCTTCAATCAGAAGAACAGGGTTTGTGTTCTCTCATTAGGAGAGACCACACCGGACCTCCTACATGTGGTTCAAGCACTGTAAAACAACCATGTGCGTCCAATCCACTCAGTTTTACCCCGTGTGGTTTGTGATGTAGATTGTGGAGTTCAAGGAACCCACTCTGCTCGGGTTGGGGGTTTGATTTCTGTTGGGCTGGTCATGCTAATCCTATAATGGTCCTTCTGTAGAGTTGAATACACGCTACACATTTGAAAGGTCATTATAGCCTCGTTGAGTTCACACTGCAGCTTAAATTCTGTGAAACACATTCAATTaatgcaggggtcagcaacctttactatcaagagacattttaggcaaaaaaaaaataaaatctgtaatattacgagaataaaatcataactttacgagaaataaagtcgtaatattacgagaataaaatcataactttacgagaaaaaaagttgtaatattacgaaaataaagtcagaagtttaagagaaaaaaaatcgtaatattacgagaataaaatcataactttacgagaaataaagtcgtaatattacgaggataatatcataactttacgagaaaaaaagtcgtaatattacgagaataaaatcataactttacaagaaaaagtcgtaatattacgagaaaaaagtcagaagtttatgaaaataaagtcagaattttacaagaaaaaaaaaatactactttataatattatgactttattctcaaaatctcagattaatttttttcctcaatgtggccctaatacgccgtcgtaccatagacctacaacaatgataaataaaattccaatgttatttccatgaccttggaaagttcaatcaatatatGTGAACGTGagcttctctctctcaaagacagaaaccagagaaggaaGTCTCAAACTGGTGATGTCATagagtataaagtctggagctgctctatagacaatgaatgggaggctgACTTTATGGaaccacagaatgtttgttttctattttatacccaaatgatctttattatattgtagtgttctcagttgtgaaacggaaaatgttcccatatagtcagaacattcccctggctGCTCTCGGTGTCATCTcgaacatctctccccattcattgtctatggagcggtTCCACGCTTCGTTccctatgacatcacaggtttgagttttagcactgtAGTTTctgggatttgggagagagttgttcatgtttaatgatattttttggTCTTAGactataggaataacatgtatgaattttgaaaaagggcgtagttcccctttaaagtctGTGGTATAACATCAGATTCCCCAGCGCAGCCCACTTTGTACGCACTCGGTCAGCGTTGTCAAGATAATAAATGAATCCTCGTCTTAGCCAAGAGTCATGAATTTTTGCAACTTGGCTCCACTAGTGAAAGCCTAATAATCGACTTGGCTATGATCTTCTTGGCAgatgctttgatttaaaagccTGACGgtgcatatactgtatccaAAGTGTGTTTCTTATTCTGCAAACACATCTTTCTGGTTTTACTGTCAAGTAGATATAGAGATAAAGAGATGACTCCTCTGTTTGCAAAAGgacgtctgattgtatagaagtctgtgagaaaatgagcctacgtcgcacttgatttattacctcagtaaacattgtaaacatgagtttatggtctcaatcgctagtttcaagtcttcttcaatacagcatgatgttcatttagtaaattatggtcccatttagagtcagatagaccataaagcaggggatgctttagggcgtttagagttaattgtaacattttggtcgcctaaaaatgtcttatcgAGCGtttggttgtgcttagctccaacCGCTcgtgcaaaaaaccaagatggtgagaCTGTCCCTAGTTCTGTCCCATATTTTTGGTGACCTGACGGTGGctctagatgaaaagtcaaagtcaagggttcaccaaagtgattacgattcatcctgaggggggaCATGTACCAAATTTCCAGGCAATCCATGCAacagatgttgagatatttcactgacGTTGCCGCCTGCATTGCTAAAAATCCCACACATTCCCTGTTTCATTTGTAAATGTAGAATATCTGTAGGTTGTGGATTAGTGTCGTCAAAAGACAAAACCAGTAATTTCAACTTCGGCCTGTGGTGTAAAACGGAGAGTAGAAGATGCTTCAGATGAAACTCTCACCTTGCCGGCACCCATGATCTTCTCAGCTGCGTAGACGGAGTCTCCACATCGGGCACATTTCTCTGAATTTCCAAACTTCTGGGCAAATTTGGACGGGTTGGGGTTGGTGGTCGGTCTGTGAGTTTGTGTCCTGGGATGAAAAAGCATATGAAGCATGAATCCAAAAATCACCACCACTAAGTACATCTAAAATCTCAATGATCTCGTCTCTAAATATTACGGCTACCTCCTCTTAGTCCACTAATCAATCAGTCGTTtggttgactaagatttcttctgttgattagtcgttttttatgctttttattcgtgctgaatgacttattttcaagaaacttatgaacacaagatgtaaagtggtgcttttaatGTCATAGAgaatcttttttgttttacagatcATTCTGTAAAACCTCTTAGTGGTGGATATCTGATGTTGGAATGAAACTGAAGCTCTTTCTGTACCAGAACCGCCCCTTTCCTTTTCTGGTGAAAACATTTACTCATTTCCAACAAAAACATTGACGTCTGCAGTGATGAGTAACTAACGTAGTTATGTATCAGTTAAACATTCATTCTTAAATCAATTAATATCTGTTTAGACAACTTTGTATTGATTGcaataacatttttaaagacagaaataaaccTGGCACACCCAACTCCTATACTGTCCACAGCCAGCGGTGGGAAAGTGAGAACCGCGGCCCCGGAGCGATGCTTATCAGAGGGTGACCGCCAGCTCCAGTGGCCCCTGAATGAAGCCCTTTGTggcgagaggacagagaggacagagaggacagagaggacagagaggacagagaggagggagagcgcGATCCTGCTGGTTGCATAATCAACTCTTTCATAACCGTCACCACCTGAAGTCTGAGGCAGGAGTAGGTGACTCAAGGTGGGTTTGTGTTTTCCTGGTGCATTCACACATCATGTGTATAGTAAGTATTCACAGTCTAGAAGTCATTTTGCAGTTTGAGCGACTCGTTTGGAAAGCGATGAACCCGACCTATTAGATGATGTATTAAACTTCTTAGATCATTACTCTGAATTTCAGACTTTGACTTCTCTCTTCTTGGATCTACAGCGTTCACCAAACCAGCTGGGAACGGCTGAAGCCAAGCTGGAGAGGCTGGAGAAGACACAAAGATGTATGTCAAGGTTCCTTTCCTTTCCCACAGGTTTGCGGTTGAGGCAGTGGGAACCAGAGAAGGATGCAGGGGGAAGGGCAGAAGCAGCGGTTTCAAACACAGTTTTGACCCACTTttgaaaaagtgaagccaaaatatcccagatacaTGAGCCGCCGTCTGATTctgacatcatttggagccgGAGTCTGCGCGGTAGTGATCGGGTTGCCAATCACGAGGCGAGCACAGCCACAGtttgttagcgtgagccacctagctgctacgttagcaccgctgtagctgtttggctacagcccaactacatttatgatcaaatgttctattacacagactggtgacgGTTATAGAAAGTTAAaattacatctcctctcttgtACAATTCAGAGCCTCCGGCTgcacgactacttcactcagagcagctgtcaatcatgacgtctcacccccttttatagcatcaaataacaaattaaaaacaaagttatatcagaaaatgaatatttaaataaacatcagcatgataagaactacctaaaatgacagaaatctttgaggaaaaatgtatttgacacgTACATCCGCTAacatgagctatactgcagccagccaccagggggcgaacgagatgttttggcttcacttttggggagctgtcgtGTCGTCATTCTTTATATACATCTATTTTCTTACCTGGTACGTaggcttgtcgcggtagtcggtgttaccggtgttacacggtggtcaggCACActccgattacattacgtaccaaCCGCCCcctattaaccggtgggaaaatgtcctcgcCGTAATATACCTACTGGTAGCTGTTTACTAACTTGTTCAAGAACCAAAATCTGTTAGCTGTTAGTTACATGATAAACTCTCTTATCACGAGGCCACCCAGCTGTGGCTCCTACTGCCATTAAATGACTCATGTTCATGCTGCCTTTGTCTGTGTATTTGTATCTGTAagtattttttcccctcaagtTTATGTATTTAGCAACTATTTTAGGATCAGCACAATGAGTGCATGCTGTTTGTGGGACAATAGCTCTGTCAGAGTCAGCAGCCACAACTGATAAACATCATTACGCCGCTGAACTCACTGACCTTGGCAACTTCTCGGCAAACCACTTGTGCAATTTAAAGTTTGATGAATGAcacttttattcagacatttcaAGACGGCATTTGTGTTGTATTAAATCTATGAAATTGCAAAAACCAGtctaattaaaaacaacaactttgcagTTAACTGGCAGCACACTGAAGGCTTTTACTGTCATAGTGTCTAAATTTGTacattttaagatgtttttttattattatcccATCCGATGGAAACACGTCAGAGCTGGAGTGGATGTCAGCACAGCTCTGACGAAGCAGAGCAAGTAACAAACAGGAAGGCGTCATATTGCCGTCACTTTATCAGATCATTATCATAATGAATATAATAAAGCCAGCTTACTCTTCGTGTTTGATTCCCAGCCGCTCCCCTCGGTCCATGTTGAGCGTCCCGGCCCCCTGGCCGTAGCCGTAGCCTTTAGGGCCGTACTTCTTGCCGTAGCAGGACTTGCAGTAGATCTCCTGGTCGTGAATAGCCAGCGTGGTGCTGTCTAAGCCCTTCCTGCAGACCACtgaggacacacagagacaaggAGTTACAGACGTTGAATGACGGTGTCACTGTGCACCgaacaaagaaatacaga includes:
- the csrp2 gene encoding cysteine and glycine-rich protein 2; translation: MPNWGGGNKCSACRGTVYHAEEVQCDGKCFHKCCFLCMVCRKGLDSTTLAIHDQEIYCKSCYGKKYGPKGYGYGQGAGTLNMDRGERLGIKHEETQTHRPTTNPNPSKFAQKFGNSEKCARCGDSVYAAEKIMGAGKPWHKNCFRCAKCGKSLESTTQTEKDGEIYCKACYAKNFGPKGFGYGQGAGALVHAQ